A genomic window from Triticum urartu cultivar G1812 chromosome 7, Tu2.1, whole genome shotgun sequence includes:
- the LOC125518085 gene encoding uncharacterized protein LOC125518085, with product MTNLCLVVQEEKLKRSLSHMQEWEIAHTRKDPKPGEPKYYGKKTEGRKKAYSEAYLELHPDTPDPIAAPLDDMAVVRMGPKEHGRDAVLDAVITPSISYTQLRRIDPSLSQRTSQPVTSTQSLFQEQQSAYMEYTRQETMAWHQRLYEHQVQRDSQMQQAFQDMAAGRCPQFPTAQCPPAQPVLMSFEEFVAQNAGPSPGTGGSTVGGGLRSTPETRSPTTPIHGGGGGNAAASTDDLDFGRLGGDDLRGAR from the exons ATGACTAACCTCTGTTTGGTGGTGCAGGAGGAGAAACTGAAGCGGTCGCTCTCACACATGCAGGAGTGGGAGATCGCCCATACGCGGAAGGACCCCAAGCCTGGCGAGCCCAAGTACTACGGCAAGAAGACCGAAGGGAGGAAGAAGGCCTACTCCGAAGCGTATCTGGAGTTACATCCTGACACACCTGACCCCATTGCGGCGCCTCTGGACGACATGGCGGTGGTGAGGATGGGGCCCAAGGAGCACGGTCGGGATGCGGTTCTCGATGCTGTGATCACTCCTAGTATCTCCTACACACAGCTTCGTCGGATCGACCCGAGCCTGAGCCAGCGCACGAGCCAGCCAGTGACTAGTACACAGTCCCTCTTTCAGGAGCAACAATCT GCCTACATGGAGTACACACGCCAGGAGACCATGGCGTGGCATCAGAGGCTTTATGAACACCAAGTGCAGAGGGATAGCCAGATGCAGCAGGCTTTTCAGGATATGGCGGCCGGCAGGTGTCCTCAGTTCCCTACAGCACAATGCCCTCCAGCACAACCAGTGCTGATGAGCTTTGAGGAGTTTGTGGCACAGAACGCTGGCCCCTCGCCG GGAACAGGTGGATCTACCGTTGGCGGTGGTCTTCGCAGCACTCCAGAGACACGGAGCCCGACCACTCCGAtccacggaggcggaggcggtaACGCTGCCGCTAGCACTGATGACCTGGACTTTGGCCGTCTTGGCGGTGACGACCTCCGCGGTGCTCGATGA